From a region of the Clupea harengus chromosome 9, Ch_v2.0.2, whole genome shotgun sequence genome:
- the plch1 gene encoding 1-phosphatidylinositol 4,5-bisphosphate phosphodiesterase eta-1 isoform X1 gives MELLPEPVQRSAVASAACLLARRIYHIGGSLAIPYKCHLAYSVERCMSVMQSGTQMVKLKNGSKGLVRLFYLDEHRSCIRWRPSRKSEKAKITIDSLYKVTEGRQSDIFHRHAEGSFDPACCFTIYHGNHMESVDLVTANAEEARTWVTGLRYLMAGISDEDSLAKRQRTHDQWMKQTFEEADKNGDGLLNIDEIYQLLHKMNVNLPRRKVKQMFQEADTDDQQGTLTFEEFSVFYKMMSLRRDLYLLLMCYSEKKDHLTAEELGNFLRVEQKMPNVTVECCLDIIDKFENSEENKQKGILGIEGFTSFMRSPTCDIFNPMHLEVNQDMDQSLCNYFISSSHNTYLTGDQLLSHSKTDMYAWVLQAGCRCVEVDCWDGPDGEPMVQHGYTLTSKITFKSVVETIDKYAFINNEYPVILSIENHCSIQQQKKIAQHLREIFGDKLDVEEAFSKDPKQLPSPNSLRGKILIKGKRLPTHLSADAEEGEVSDDDSADEIEDDFKLRNSSSNSIIQRQVESHIRKKLDSLQKESQIGDKEDTDSFSIGALLRATHEGLHRNLKKNSKETLKKSQSRSFIGNLKHKRNSKSRMKCQSVDVDTDDEENEEVYGKELVGVPYRGGRRRRTIKLSRDLSTLVGLTNTLAAQQALDEGAPGNVLSFSETRAQQLVHHRAEEFLRLNHQQLSRIYPSAYRIDSSNFNPQAYWNVGCQLVALNYQTEGRMMQLNRAKFMVNGGSGYVLKPPPMCKGSFSPFSNDPLPAYPKKQLLLKIISGQQLPKPPDSMMGDRGEIIDPFVEVEIIGLPVDCCKEQTRVVDDNGFNPVWEETLSFTLHMPEMALVRFLVWDHDPIGRDFVGQRTVAFSSLMPGYRHVYLDGLTEASIFVHITVHDVYGKWSPLVLNPSYTIMHFLGANKNRQLKGIRGLFNKGSKASVENGLPMRKRSLSDHLLRRTASAPAKGRRKTKMALAEAAEDRKNSTGEALQAQEVALDRRTSPRAPLQHRPVSMPLEKLLQGQLSLASPDQGKPDPITDTLIDLVHFARPRSISVDLLIETTPSYNSDDHSSSVGKIPGADEMSNTAYLVIGEGEKNVDDPNTAPSSLDRVSHKPNAKEVPTPCCSSPAPGSSSASQVSSPVHHKTSLSSPSPLAVDQYDQQSQLSLQDSTISRLIDAVSLGNEYDTCGSISALIGQFELTMEHGTPKTESGQSIYGPSLYSVTPNSHRISHKHNKSNTIKTTDASSSPLKAIPNSQKHASPKKVLRNTSSPSTVPFYSEPLLLSSPETTEPAVYTILDEEVLSPVSLSNQRDESFGVEKNFRKNAHGCTLDSFPSKQEIGVNLEDTDCWGENREDGQRGQYTTKRSVHAWQANGYTTSASTGPNPDHFVFCHESAGSSLMEVELNVDEDPLETTQFSPRHGYGWNGRGLNNTISAGIHNAHYTSSLHDRLSNEPSPLHQPTLQPPPSHRHAGQPFQLDQRQSFSNLCQDRYQISNARTDPNHHNINDRTLSGRHWRDTYSGYTTNGRQGMPQKTDDHDERAGHFHNGNLSEYLSEPQRHNSTMGRDLYSPISDCDVPYNYTENGFVSTKYSQHTQAAPPHMEHSLAAPGVTKGPSPCKSKSLGDLTSDDISCNFQSKYQVISRSFITSSRDNRRMASLNQRPQSADPLTEQLRKLVTLEQEELPQSSLSNQIPPKPLPTSLPSLNPFPVSSAEAADDLEDPPPLLTRRLSSRSQSRVRHIASRAREKQEALKSRTAANSNRVVLRHKSPSSQNPLPNRHSTGSYIAGYLEQLEDRGLPEGACTSLRYSYGDHYYTDDSALLSDSCLPSEPEVYFLLRL, from the exons ATGGATGAAGCAAACATTTGAGGAAGCCGATAAGAATGGCGATGGCCTTCTGAACATTGATGAGATCTACCAGCTCCTACACAAAATGAACGTGAACCTGCCTCGTAGGAAAGTCAAGCAGATGTTTCAG GAAGCAGACACAGATGACCAACAGGGCACACTCACATTCGAGGAGTTCAGCGTCTTTTATAAGATGATGTCCCTACGCCGTGACCTGTACCTACTGCTCATGTGCTACAGTGAGAAGAAAGACCACCTCACAGCAGAGGAGCTGGGCAACTTCCTACGTGTGGAGCAAAAG ATGCCAAATGTGACAGTGGAGTGCTGCCTGGACATCATTGATAAATTTGAAAACTCAGAGGAGAATAAGCAGAAAGGAATTTTAGGGATTGAAG GGTTTACCAGTTTTATGCGCAGTCCAACATGTGACATATTTAATCCCATGCATCTCGAGGTGAACCAGGATATGGATCAGTCGCTGTGTAACTACTTCATCTCGTCCTCCCACAACACCTACTTGACTGGAGAccagctcctctctcactccaagACGGACATGTATGCCTGGGTGCTGCAGGCTGGCTGCCGCTGTGTGGAGG TGGACTGCTGGGATGGCCCAGACGGAGAGCCCATGGTCCAGCATGGCTATACTCTCACTTCTAAGATCACCTTCAAGTCTGTTGTAGAGACAATCGACAAGTATGCCTTTATCAACAATGA GTACCCAGTCATCCTGTCGATAGAGAACCACTGTAGTATCCAGCAGCAAAAGAAGATTGCCCAGCACCTGAGGGAAATCTTTGGGGACAAGCTGGATGTTGAGGAGGCTTTCAGTAAAGACCCAAAGCAGCTTCCCAGCCCCAACAGCCTGCGGGGCAAGATCCTTATAAAG GGTAAGCGTCTGCCCACACATCTGTCAGCCGATGCAGAAGAGGGGGAAGTGTCAGATGATGACAGCGCCGATGAGATTGAGGACGACTTCAAACTGAGAAACAGCTCC agcAACAGCATAATCCAACGCCAGGTGGAATCCCACATCAGGAAGAAGCTTGATTCTCTGCAGAAGGAGTCACAGATCGGGGACAAAGAGGACACAGACAGCTTCTCCATCGGGGCCCTGCTGCGTGCCACACACGAGGGACTCCACAGAAACCTCAAAAAG AACTCCAAAGAAACCCTGAAGAAATCCCAGAGTCGGTCTTTCATTGGCAACCTCAAACACAAG AGAAATTCCAAGTCCAGGATGAAGTGTCAGAGTGTGGATGTGGACACAGATGATGAAGAGAATGAGGAGGTCTACGGAAAGGAGTTAGTTGGCGTGCCTTACAG AGGTGGCCGGCGGAGGAGGACTATAAAGCTGAGTAGAGATCTGTCTACTCTGGTGGGACTCACCAACACTCTGGCCGCACAACAAGCTCTGGATGAGG GTGCCCCAGGGAATGTGCTGTCATTCAGTGAGACAAGGGCACAGCAGCTGGTCCACCACCGAGCGGAAGAGTTCCTCCGTCTGAACCACCAGCAGCTCTCTCGCATCTATCCATCTGCCTACCGTATCGACTCCAGCAACTTCAACCCGCAGGCCTACTGGAATGTGGGCTGCCAGCTAG TGGCTCTGAACTACCAGACAGAAGGTCGTATGATGCAGTTAAACCGAGCCAAGTTCATGGTGAATGGTGGCAGTGGCTATGTGCTGAAACCTCCACCAATGTGCAAAG GATCCTTCAGTCCATTTTCTAATGATCCACTTCCAGCATATCCCAAAAAGCAACTATTGCTTAAGATCATTAGCGGACAACAGCTCCCCAAGCCACCTGACTCCATGATGGGGGACCGGGGAGAG aTCATTGACCCTTTTGTGGAGGTGGAGATCATTGGTCTTCCAGTGGATTGCTGTAAAGAGCAGACACGTGTGGTGGATGATAATG GGTTTAACCCAGTATGGGAGGAGACTCTGTCCTTTACTCTACACATGCCAGAGATGGCATTGGTGCGATTCCTTGTCTGGGACCACGACCCAATTGGACGAGACTTTGTCGGTCAGAGAACCGTGGCATTCAGCAGCCTTATGCCAG GTTACAGACATGTTTACCTGGACGGTCTGACAGAAGCATCCATCTTTGTCCATATCACAGTGCATGATGTTTACGGAAAG TGGAGTCCCCTAGTCCTCAACCCCAGCTATACAATAATGCACTTTCTAGGAGCTAATAAG AACCGTCAGCTGAAAGGCATCAGAGGCCTATTTAATAAGGGCTCAAAGGCATCAGTTGAGAACGGACTCCCCATGCGAAAGCGTTCCCTTAGCGATCACCTCTTGCGGCGCACAGCCAGCGCCCCTGCCAAGGGCCGAAGGAAGACCAAAATGGCTCTCGCTGAGGCTGCAGAGGACCGGAAGAATAGCACCGGCGAAGCTTTACAAGCGCAGGAAGTGGCGTTGGACCGTCGTACCAGTCCTCGAGCTCCTCTCCAACACAGGCCAGTCTCCATGCCCTTGGAAAAGCTGCTGCAGGGCCAGCTCAGCCTGGCGTCCCCAGACCAGGGGAAGCCTGACCCAATCACAGACACTCTCATCG ATCTGGTCCACTTTGCACGCCCCAGGTCCATCTCAGTGGACCTCCTCATTGAAACCACACCCTCATATAATTCTGACGACCATTCCTCCTCTGTTGGCAAGATCCCAGGAGCAGATGAGATGAGTAATACTGCCTATCTGGTaattggagaaggagagaaaaatgtagATGATCCCAACACAGCCCCTTCTTCACTGGACCGTGTCAGTCACAAGCCCAATGCTAAGGAAGTGCCAACTCCATGCTGCTCTTCGCCTGCACCAGGCAGCAGTTCAGCATCCCAGGTTTCAAGCCCAGTACATCACAAAACATCTCTTTCTTCGCCTTCACCTCTTGCAGTGGACCAGTATGATCAGCAAAGTCAGCTATCTCTTCAGGACAGTACCATCTCAAGGCTTATTGATGCTGTTTCCCTGGGCAATGAGTACGACACTTGTGGGTCAATATCGGCCTTGATTGGTCAGTTTGAACTCACAATGGAACATGGGACCCCTAAAACAGAATCAGGACAATCAATCTATGGCCCCTCTCTCTACAGTGTAACTCCAAACTCACATAGAATAtcccacaaacacaataaaagtAACACTATCAAAACCACAGATGCTTCAAGCAGTCCTCTCAAAGCTATCCCAAACTCACAAAAACATGCTTCCCCTAAGAAAGTCCTCCGGAACACTAGTAGTCCATCCACAGTTCCATTCTATTCTGAGCCTTTACTTCTCTCAAGTCCAGAGACCACAGAACCTGCAGTGTACACCATTCTTGATGAGGAAGTGCTGTCCCCGGTTTCTCTAAGTAACCAAAGGGATGAGTCCTTTGGTGTTGAGAAGAACTTCCGAAAGAATGCACATGGTTGCACCTTGGATTCTTTCCCTTCTAAACAGGAAATCGGTGTGAATCTTGAAGACACTGATTGCTGGGGGGAAAACAGGGAGGATGGCCAAAGAGGCCAGTATACCACTAAGAGATCAGTGCATGCCTGGCAAGCAAATGGCTACACCACCTCAGCCAGCACCGGTCCAAACCCTGACCACTTCGTCTTCTGTCATGAGTCAGCAGGTAGTAGTCTAATGGAGGTAGAGCTCAATGTCGATGAAGATCCGCTGGAGACCACACAGTTCTCTCCACGACATGGTTATGGTTGGAATGGCCGGGGGCTTAATAATACCATATCTGCTGGCATACACAATGCACATTACACTTCCTCTCTGCATGACAGACTCTCAAATGAGCCCTCACCTCTTCACCAGCCCACCCTACAGCCCCCtccttcacacagacatgctggtCAGCCATTCCAGTTAGACCAGCGTCAAAGTTTTTCTAATCTGTGCCAAGATCGGTACCAAATCAGCAATGCAAGGACTGACCCCAATCACCACAATATCAATGATAGGACCTTATCGGGGAGGCATTGGAGGGACACTTACAGTGGATATACGACTAATGGAAGACAGGGAATGCCACAAAAAACAGATGATCATGATGAGAGAGCCGGACACTTTCATAATGGAAACCTCTCTGAATATCTGTCTGAGCCCCAAAGGCACAACTCCACCATGGGCAGGGACCTGTATTCGCCAATCTCAGACTGTGATGTTCCCTACAATTACACTGAGAATGGCTTTGTCTCAACCAAATATTCTCAGCACACCCAGGCAGCGCCCCCCCACATGGAGCATAGTTTAGCTGCACCAGGAGTAACTAAAGGCCCGAGCCCTTGCAAGTCCAAGAGTCTGGGAGACCTGACGTCTGATGACATCTCCTGCAACTTCCAAAGCAAGTACCAAGTTATCAGCCGCAGCTTCATCACTTCATCCCGAGACAACAGGAGAATGGCCAGCCTAAACCAGCGACCTCAATCTGCAGACCCCTTGACAGAGCAGCTACGCAAGCTAGTGACCTTAGAGCAAGAAGAGCTGCCCCAGTCGTCCCTCTCCAATCAGATCCCACCCAAGCCCTTGCCAACATCCCTGCCCTCTCTGAATCCTTTCCCTGTCAGCTCAGCGGAGGCTGCGGATGATCTTGAGGATCCCCCGCCTCTTCTGACCCGTCGGCTGTCCTCTCGCAGTCAGAGCCGAGTGCGGCACATCGCCAGCCGCGCCCGCGAGAAGCAGGAGGCACTGAAATCCCGAACTGCTGCCAACAGCAACCGAGTAGTTCTGCGACACAAGTCACCCAGCTCACAAAATCCTCTGCCTAACAGGCACTCCACTGGCTCCTACATTGCGGGGTATCTCGAGCAACTGGAGGACCGAGGTTTGCCTGAGGGGGCCTGTACTAGTCTCCGATACAGTTATGGTGATCATTACTACACAGATGACTCAGCGCTCCTCTCTGATTCCTGTCTTCCTTCAGAACCTGAGGTCTACTTCCTGCTCAGACTATGA
- the plch1 gene encoding 1-phosphatidylinositol 4,5-bisphosphate phosphodiesterase eta-1 isoform X3, with translation MAELEVFKNISLEKVERCMSVMQSGTQMVKLKNGSKGLVRLFYLDEHRSCIRWRPSRKSEKAKITIDSLYKVTEGRQSDIFHRHAEGSFDPACCFTIYHGNHMESVDLVTANAEEARTWVTGLRYLMAGISDEDSLAKRQRTHDQWMKQTFEEADKNGDGLLNIDEIYQLLHKMNVNLPRRKVKQMFQEADTDDQQGTLTFEEFSVFYKMMSLRRDLYLLLMCYSEKKDHLTAEELGNFLRVEQKMPNVTVECCLDIIDKFENSEENKQKGILGIEGFTSFMRSPTCDIFNPMHLEVNQDMDQSLCNYFISSSHNTYLTGDQLLSHSKTDMYAWVLQAGCRCVEVDCWDGPDGEPMVQHGYTLTSKITFKSVVETIDKYAFINNEYPVILSIENHCSIQQQKKIAQHLREIFGDKLDVEEAFSKDPKQLPSPNSLRGKILIKGKRLPTHLSADAEEGEVSDDDSADEIEDDFKLRNSSSNSIIQRQVESHIRKKLDSLQKESQIGDKEDTDSFSIGALLRATHEGLHRNLKKNSKETLKKSQSRSFIGNLKHKRNSKSRMKCQSVDVDTDDEENEEVYGKELVGVPYRGGRRRRTIKLSRDLSTLVGLTNTLAAQQALDEGAPGNVLSFSETRAQQLVHHRAEEFLRLNHQQLSRIYPSAYRIDSSNFNPQAYWNVGCQLVALNYQTEGRMMQLNRAKFMVNGGSGYVLKPPPMCKGSFSPFSNDPLPAYPKKQLLLKIISGQQLPKPPDSMMGDRGEIIDPFVEVEIIGLPVDCCKEQTRVVDDNGFNPVWEETLSFTLHMPEMALVRFLVWDHDPIGRDFVGQRTVAFSSLMPGYRHVYLDGLTEASIFVHITVHDVYGKWSPLVLNPSYTIMHFLGANKNRQLKGIRGLFNKGSKASVENGLPMRKRSLSDHLLRRTASAPAKGRRKTKMALAEAAEDRKNSTGEALQAQEVALDRRTSPRAPLQHRPVSMPLEKLLQGQLSLASPDQGKPDPITDTLIDLVHFARPRSISVDLLIETTPSYNSDDHSSSVGKIPGADEMSNTAYLVIGEGEKNVDDPNTAPSSLDRVSHKPNAKEVPTPCCSSPAPGSSSASQVSSPVHHKTSLSSPSPLAVDQYDQQSQLSLQDSTISRLIDAVSLGNEYDTCGSISALIGQFELTMEHGTPKTESGQSIYGPSLYSVTPNSHRISHKHNKSNTIKTTDASSSPLKAIPNSQKHASPKKVLRNTSSPSTVPFYSEPLLLSSPETTEPAVYTILDEEVLSPVSLSNQRDESFGVEKNFRKNAHGCTLDSFPSKQEIGVNLEDTDCWGENREDGQRGQYTTKRSVHAWQANGYTTSASTGPNPDHFVFCHESAGSSLMEVELNVDEDPLETTQFSPRHGYGWNGRGLNNTISAGIHNAHYTSSLHDRLSNEPSPLHQPTLQPPPSHRHAGQPFQLDQRQSFSNLCQDRYQISNARTDPNHHNINDRTLSGRHWRDTYSGYTTNGRQGMPQKTDDHDERAGHFHNGNLSEYLSEPQRHNSTMGRDLYSPISDCDVPYNYTENGFVSTKYSQHTQAAPPHMEHSLAAPGVTKGPSPCKSKSLGDLTSDDISCNFQSKYQVISRSFITSSRDNRRMASLNQRPQSADPLTEQLRKLVTLEQEELPQSSLSNQIPPKPLPTSLPSLNPFPVSSAEAADDLEDPPPLLTRRLSSRSQSRVRHIASRAREKQEALKSRTAANSNRVVLRHKSPSSQNPLPNRHSTGSYIAGYLEQLEDRGLPEGACTSLRYSYGDHYYTDDSALLSDSCLPSEPEVYFLLRL, from the exons ATGGATGAAGCAAACATTTGAGGAAGCCGATAAGAATGGCGATGGCCTTCTGAACATTGATGAGATCTACCAGCTCCTACACAAAATGAACGTGAACCTGCCTCGTAGGAAAGTCAAGCAGATGTTTCAG GAAGCAGACACAGATGACCAACAGGGCACACTCACATTCGAGGAGTTCAGCGTCTTTTATAAGATGATGTCCCTACGCCGTGACCTGTACCTACTGCTCATGTGCTACAGTGAGAAGAAAGACCACCTCACAGCAGAGGAGCTGGGCAACTTCCTACGTGTGGAGCAAAAG ATGCCAAATGTGACAGTGGAGTGCTGCCTGGACATCATTGATAAATTTGAAAACTCAGAGGAGAATAAGCAGAAAGGAATTTTAGGGATTGAAG GGTTTACCAGTTTTATGCGCAGTCCAACATGTGACATATTTAATCCCATGCATCTCGAGGTGAACCAGGATATGGATCAGTCGCTGTGTAACTACTTCATCTCGTCCTCCCACAACACCTACTTGACTGGAGAccagctcctctctcactccaagACGGACATGTATGCCTGGGTGCTGCAGGCTGGCTGCCGCTGTGTGGAGG TGGACTGCTGGGATGGCCCAGACGGAGAGCCCATGGTCCAGCATGGCTATACTCTCACTTCTAAGATCACCTTCAAGTCTGTTGTAGAGACAATCGACAAGTATGCCTTTATCAACAATGA GTACCCAGTCATCCTGTCGATAGAGAACCACTGTAGTATCCAGCAGCAAAAGAAGATTGCCCAGCACCTGAGGGAAATCTTTGGGGACAAGCTGGATGTTGAGGAGGCTTTCAGTAAAGACCCAAAGCAGCTTCCCAGCCCCAACAGCCTGCGGGGCAAGATCCTTATAAAG GGTAAGCGTCTGCCCACACATCTGTCAGCCGATGCAGAAGAGGGGGAAGTGTCAGATGATGACAGCGCCGATGAGATTGAGGACGACTTCAAACTGAGAAACAGCTCC agcAACAGCATAATCCAACGCCAGGTGGAATCCCACATCAGGAAGAAGCTTGATTCTCTGCAGAAGGAGTCACAGATCGGGGACAAAGAGGACACAGACAGCTTCTCCATCGGGGCCCTGCTGCGTGCCACACACGAGGGACTCCACAGAAACCTCAAAAAG AACTCCAAAGAAACCCTGAAGAAATCCCAGAGTCGGTCTTTCATTGGCAACCTCAAACACAAG AGAAATTCCAAGTCCAGGATGAAGTGTCAGAGTGTGGATGTGGACACAGATGATGAAGAGAATGAGGAGGTCTACGGAAAGGAGTTAGTTGGCGTGCCTTACAG AGGTGGCCGGCGGAGGAGGACTATAAAGCTGAGTAGAGATCTGTCTACTCTGGTGGGACTCACCAACACTCTGGCCGCACAACAAGCTCTGGATGAGG GTGCCCCAGGGAATGTGCTGTCATTCAGTGAGACAAGGGCACAGCAGCTGGTCCACCACCGAGCGGAAGAGTTCCTCCGTCTGAACCACCAGCAGCTCTCTCGCATCTATCCATCTGCCTACCGTATCGACTCCAGCAACTTCAACCCGCAGGCCTACTGGAATGTGGGCTGCCAGCTAG TGGCTCTGAACTACCAGACAGAAGGTCGTATGATGCAGTTAAACCGAGCCAAGTTCATGGTGAATGGTGGCAGTGGCTATGTGCTGAAACCTCCACCAATGTGCAAAG GATCCTTCAGTCCATTTTCTAATGATCCACTTCCAGCATATCCCAAAAAGCAACTATTGCTTAAGATCATTAGCGGACAACAGCTCCCCAAGCCACCTGACTCCATGATGGGGGACCGGGGAGAG aTCATTGACCCTTTTGTGGAGGTGGAGATCATTGGTCTTCCAGTGGATTGCTGTAAAGAGCAGACACGTGTGGTGGATGATAATG GGTTTAACCCAGTATGGGAGGAGACTCTGTCCTTTACTCTACACATGCCAGAGATGGCATTGGTGCGATTCCTTGTCTGGGACCACGACCCAATTGGACGAGACTTTGTCGGTCAGAGAACCGTGGCATTCAGCAGCCTTATGCCAG GTTACAGACATGTTTACCTGGACGGTCTGACAGAAGCATCCATCTTTGTCCATATCACAGTGCATGATGTTTACGGAAAG TGGAGTCCCCTAGTCCTCAACCCCAGCTATACAATAATGCACTTTCTAGGAGCTAATAAG AACCGTCAGCTGAAAGGCATCAGAGGCCTATTTAATAAGGGCTCAAAGGCATCAGTTGAGAACGGACTCCCCATGCGAAAGCGTTCCCTTAGCGATCACCTCTTGCGGCGCACAGCCAGCGCCCCTGCCAAGGGCCGAAGGAAGACCAAAATGGCTCTCGCTGAGGCTGCAGAGGACCGGAAGAATAGCACCGGCGAAGCTTTACAAGCGCAGGAAGTGGCGTTGGACCGTCGTACCAGTCCTCGAGCTCCTCTCCAACACAGGCCAGTCTCCATGCCCTTGGAAAAGCTGCTGCAGGGCCAGCTCAGCCTGGCGTCCCCAGACCAGGGGAAGCCTGACCCAATCACAGACACTCTCATCG ATCTGGTCCACTTTGCACGCCCCAGGTCCATCTCAGTGGACCTCCTCATTGAAACCACACCCTCATATAATTCTGACGACCATTCCTCCTCTGTTGGCAAGATCCCAGGAGCAGATGAGATGAGTAATACTGCCTATCTGGTaattggagaaggagagaaaaatgtagATGATCCCAACACAGCCCCTTCTTCACTGGACCGTGTCAGTCACAAGCCCAATGCTAAGGAAGTGCCAACTCCATGCTGCTCTTCGCCTGCACCAGGCAGCAGTTCAGCATCCCAGGTTTCAAGCCCAGTACATCACAAAACATCTCTTTCTTCGCCTTCACCTCTTGCAGTGGACCAGTATGATCAGCAAAGTCAGCTATCTCTTCAGGACAGTACCATCTCAAGGCTTATTGATGCTGTTTCCCTGGGCAATGAGTACGACACTTGTGGGTCAATATCGGCCTTGATTGGTCAGTTTGAACTCACAATGGAACATGGGACCCCTAAAACAGAATCAGGACAATCAATCTATGGCCCCTCTCTCTACAGTGTAACTCCAAACTCACATAGAATAtcccacaaacacaataaaagtAACACTATCAAAACCACAGATGCTTCAAGCAGTCCTCTCAAAGCTATCCCAAACTCACAAAAACATGCTTCCCCTAAGAAAGTCCTCCGGAACACTAGTAGTCCATCCACAGTTCCATTCTATTCTGAGCCTTTACTTCTCTCAAGTCCAGAGACCACAGAACCTGCAGTGTACACCATTCTTGATGAGGAAGTGCTGTCCCCGGTTTCTCTAAGTAACCAAAGGGATGAGTCCTTTGGTGTTGAGAAGAACTTCCGAAAGAATGCACATGGTTGCACCTTGGATTCTTTCCCTTCTAAACAGGAAATCGGTGTGAATCTTGAAGACACTGATTGCTGGGGGGAAAACAGGGAGGATGGCCAAAGAGGCCAGTATACCACTAAGAGATCAGTGCATGCCTGGCAAGCAAATGGCTACACCACCTCAGCCAGCACCGGTCCAAACCCTGACCACTTCGTCTTCTGTCATGAGTCAGCAGGTAGTAGTCTAATGGAGGTAGAGCTCAATGTCGATGAAGATCCGCTGGAGACCACACAGTTCTCTCCACGACATGGTTATGGTTGGAATGGCCGGGGGCTTAATAATACCATATCTGCTGGCATACACAATGCACATTACACTTCCTCTCTGCATGACAGACTCTCAAATGAGCCCTCACCTCTTCACCAGCCCACCCTACAGCCCCCtccttcacacagacatgctggtCAGCCATTCCAGTTAGACCAGCGTCAAAGTTTTTCTAATCTGTGCCAAGATCGGTACCAAATCAGCAATGCAAGGACTGACCCCAATCACCACAATATCAATGATAGGACCTTATCGGGGAGGCATTGGAGGGACACTTACAGTGGATATACGACTAATGGAAGACAGGGAATGCCACAAAAAACAGATGATCATGATGAGAGAGCCGGACACTTTCATAATGGAAACCTCTCTGAATATCTGTCTGAGCCCCAAAGGCACAACTCCACCATGGGCAGGGACCTGTATTCGCCAATCTCAGACTGTGATGTTCCCTACAATTACACTGAGAATGGCTTTGTCTCAACCAAATATTCTCAGCACACCCAGGCAGCGCCCCCCCACATGGAGCATAGTTTAGCTGCACCAGGAGTAACTAAAGGCCCGAGCCCTTGCAAGTCCAAGAGTCTGGGAGACCTGACGTCTGATGACATCTCCTGCAACTTCCAAAGCAAGTACCAAGTTATCAGCCGCAGCTTCATCACTTCATCCCGAGACAACAGGAGAATGGCCAGCCTAAACCAGCGACCTCAATCTGCAGACCCCTTGACAGAGCAGCTACGCAAGCTAGTGACCTTAGAGCAAGAAGAGCTGCCCCAGTCGTCCCTCTCCAATCAGATCCCACCCAAGCCCTTGCCAACATCCCTGCCCTCTCTGAATCCTTTCCCTGTCAGCTCAGCGGAGGCTGCGGATGATCTTGAGGATCCCCCGCCTCTTCTGACCCGTCGGCTGTCCTCTCGCAGTCAGAGCCGAGTGCGGCACATCGCCAGCCGCGCCCGCGAGAAGCAGGAGGCACTGAAATCCCGAACTGCTGCCAACAGCAACCGAGTAGTTCTGCGACACAAGTCACCCAGCTCACAAAATCCTCTGCCTAACAGGCACTCCACTGGCTCCTACATTGCGGGGTATCTCGAGCAACTGGAGGACCGAGGTTTGCCTGAGGGGGCCTGTACTAGTCTCCGATACAGTTATGGTGATCATTACTACACAGATGACTCAGCGCTCCTCTCTGATTCCTGTCTTCCTTCAGAACCTGAGGTCTACTTCCTGCTCAGACTATGA